The proteins below are encoded in one region of Kogia breviceps isolate mKogBre1 chromosome 8, mKogBre1 haplotype 1, whole genome shotgun sequence:
- the NUDT2 gene encoding bis(5'-nucleosyl)-tetraphosphatase [asymmetrical]: MALRACGLIIFRRCLIPKMDNTAIEFLLLQASDGIHHWTPPKGHVEPGESDLETALREAQEEAGIEAGQLTIIEGFRRELNYVAREKPKTVIYWLAEVKDYDVEVRLSHEHQAYRWLGLQEACQLAQFKEMKAVLQEGHQFLCSTVV; the protein is encoded by the exons ATGGCCCTGAGAGCATGTGGCTTGATCATCTTCCGAAGATGTCTCATTCCCAAGATGGACAACACTGCGATTGAATTTCTACTGCTGCAGGCATCAGATGGCATTCATCACTGGACTCCTCCCAAAG GCCATGTGGAACCAGGAGAAAGTGACTTGGAAACAGCCCTTCGGGAGGCTCAGGAAGAAGCAGGCATAGAAGCAGGCCAGCTGACCATCATTGAGGGATTCAGAAGGGAGCTTAATTATGTGGCCAGGGAGAAGCCTAAAACCGTCATCTACTGGCTGGCGGAGGTAAAGGACTACGACGTGGAGGTCCGTCTCTCCCACGAGCACCAGGCCTATCGCTGGCTGGGGCTGCAGGAGGCCTGCCAGTTGGCTCAGTTCAAGGAGATGAAGGCGGTGCTCCAGGAAGGACACCAGTTTCTCTGCTCCACAGTGGTCTGA